The Vigna angularis cultivar LongXiaoDou No.4 chromosome 9, ASM1680809v1, whole genome shotgun sequence DNA window aaacggaaaaataccagacatttaagcataattcccagattaattctagcacaataaactaagtgaagtgaagaaaatattgactcatcagtgGAGATAAGGATTCACGAGGACTTTTATCTAGACTTAGATGGACGAAGACATTGGAAATAATGGACACAACCACAAGAATAGGAATGATCTGTTGTACGATATGAATATCTTGAACAAATGGGGAGAAGTAAGGAGTTTGttcaaataatgtaaaattgaCAGACATGTAGTACTTCTTGGTTTCAGGAGAATAACACCTATACCCTTTTTGAAGTCGTGAATAGCTTAAGAAGACACATTTAATAGCATGAGCATAAATTTTGTATAGCCTtagagacatgtcatgaacaaaacaaacaaagccAAAAACTCGAGGAGAGGTGTGAAAGAAAGGATCATTTGGATAAAGAATGGAGAAAAGGAATTTATGATTGAAAGAGGAGGATGACATCCTAgtaataagaaaacatgaagTTAAGATGACATCCCATAGTGATGGGCACCAATCAAAAAGGGTACAAGCAGTTTCAACTAAGTGTTTATTTTTCGTTtttgctataccattttgctgtggtgtataAGGACAAGTGAACCCTTTCTAATACCAATTAAGATTAAAACAGAGAAAACTCACAATTCTGTATTTTATTAGAAGAAGGTTGATATAATAGGAAAACTGAACATCAAAAGCACTGTCCTAGACTACTTGGACAGAGAATTAGGTGCAGAGGTTATCTAAGACTCTACTTTCCTACCTTAAATTTAGTCATTACTTGgattttctaattatttcaaCCCCCCTCCTTAAGTTAGAGCATATAGATTATATGTACCAAGCATGGAACAAAAAAACTCAATATGTGGTCCCCTTAAAGACTTGGTCAACACATCTGCAAGTTGGTCCTTGGATCCAACAAACtcaatatatatttcttttgtcaaCAACTTTTTATGAACAGAATGACaatcaatttttatatgtttagttATCTTGTGAAATACTGGATTTAAAGCAATGTACAGAGCAACTTGATTATTGTAATACGTCTTCATAGTCTGGATGTCACAAAAgttaagctcttgaaggaactATTTCACCCATACAAGTTCACACGTTAGTGACTATATTGCCCTATATTTAGCTTCAGTTGTTGATTGGGCCACTACATtatgttttttacttttccatgaaataatgttttctttaaggAAAACATAATATCTAGTAGTAGACTTTCTGTCAATAGGCTAACTTGTCCAATATGCATCAAAGTATCCATAAACCtaaatgcttcctttatcttcatgtAACAACCCTTGCCCGAGAGTCTTTTTGATGTATCTTAAAATGTGAAAGAGAAGATCATTTGGACaaagaatggagaaagggaATTTATGGTTGAGAGAGGAGGATGACATTATAgtaataagaaaacatgaagTTAAGATGACATCCCATAGTGATGGACACTAAGCAAAAGGGTATAAGCAGTTTCATTTAAGtgtctatttttcctttttgctataccattttgttgtAATATGTGAGGACAAGTGGACCCGTTCtaataccaacttaagattaaaacaaagaaaaatatattctagaGGACATTAAAAACTTCTCTCATAGTTCTGTATTTATATTAGAAGAAGGTTGATATAATATGAAAACTGAAGGTTAAAAGCAACTAGACTACTTGGACAAAGAATTAAGTGAAGAGGTAACACTCAACTTCCTAccttacattttattattacttggattttctaattatttcaaCAAATACATTActttagaaattgaaaaaaaaattaagcataTTTTCAGTTTTGATGAATTTGGAGTAAATTTATTTTCCaacattcaaaattaatattttaattattacaatttgaaaactatttattttattgtatctATCATTTACAAATCGTATTTAAGGTAgcaatttatttcaattttacattcTTATTATCAAATACTCAATCTTGTTTCTCAATGCAAGACAAATCCATTAAGAGAGtaaatcaagttttttttttcaattactgTGTACATAGTTAACTTGAATTTAAACAGCTTGAAACCATTTCTAAACCAATAACTATACACATTTATAAACTCTCTAAACAAAACGACTCAAAATGTTTAAAGGTTAATCTCAAGAAAaggttaattataaattaaataatttcccGTAGATGAAAAGCTACCTCAACGGTAAAATTGCGCATAATGAAATAATACCTACCGTTGTGGCTGATCCACTGAATGAAAATCGTCGTCATAATAATGCTGACAAAAGTGCAATGATTTATATCAGTATTCTATGAAGGGTAGGgtcattattttgaataatcCAAATTTGCATAGTTTCAGATCGGAAGCTACCAAAAAAAGTCAATTCATGAATAGATGGGTCGACATCAAAACGCgtaaaatgcaataaaaaaaatcttgttcTTCACACTAACGTAGACTGACTTTTCATCATTTGTAGCAAACCAGCATTTTAGAAAATCAACTTATAGTTCATGACTAAGTTTACTTTGAACGGAGCAATCGTCTTTAAGCAGCTATCTCTGACCAATCGATTGTCTGCATTCTGTTTTCAAAATAGCTCATTCTACTCTATGTCACTTAACCTTCTTTGCACTCTACCCGTCTTCAACACAACTTACACACTTTTGGCCTAGATTCCTTGTAGAATTTGGAGGAGTTTAAGAAGATAAAGAGTGGGGAACACGGGGAACGAGGGTCTTGTTCATGGGTCTTAAACTTTATGAAAGAACCATACGTTCCTTCCCTTCTTCAGTATTGTGTTGGGTGACTGTCCCTCAGTGTAGACACCAATGAGAATcactttaatttcattgttttctttctttctctgctACTTGATATATCTCAGTATCTACTTCTCTGCCGCCACTGGCAAATGTCTAGAGGATCAACAATCATTACTGATTCAACTGAGGAACAACCTCACATTTGAGCCTGAAAATTCCAGCAAACTGAAATTGTGGAATCAAAGCATCGATTGCTGCGATTGGAGTGGTGTAACGTGTGACGAGGAGGGACGTGTCATTGGCATTGACCTCAGTGGAGAATTGATCAGTGGTGGATTTGATGATTCGAGTGTTGTTTTCAGTCTTCAACATCTCCGGAAATTGAATTTGGCTGGTAATAAAATCAGTTCTGCGATTCCATCTGGATTTAACAAGTTGGAAAATTTGACTTATCTGAATTTGTCATGTGCGGGCTTTAAGGGTCAGATTCCAATAGAGATTTCTCAGATGACAAGGTTGGTTACTCTTGATCTCTCTTCTTCTGTTCTCTTTTACACTAGCAATGAGCTGAAGCTTGAAAACCCAAATCTACAAAAGCTTGTCCAAAATCTCACCAGTATTAGGCAACTGTATTTGGATGGTGTAAGTATATCAGCTGCAGGACATGAATGGTGCAGCGCTTTGATGTCACTGCATTACCTGCAAGAACTTCGCATGTCACAGTGCAATCTCTCAGGACCCCTGGATCCTTCCCTAGCAAGCCTTGAGAATCTATCAGTTATTGTTCTTGATGGGAACAATTTGGCATCCACAGTGCCAGAAACATTTGCCTATTTGAAATTTCTGACCATCCTAAGTCTTTCTTCTTGTCAGTTGACTGGAACATTTCCTCAGAAGATCTTCAAGATTGTAACATTGTCAGTTGTTGACTTATCTTTAAACAACAATCTCCAAGGTTTCTTTCCAGACTTCCCCCAAGGATCTCTTCAGACCTTAAGAGTAAGTAACACAAGCTTCTCCGGAGCATTTCCAAACTCTATTGGGAACATGAGGAACTTAACTGAATTGGATTTTTCTTATTGTCGATTTACCGGAACGCTTCCCAATTCATTGTCAAACCTCGCAGAACTCAGTTATCTAGACTTGTCATATAACAACTTCACAGGTCGAATTCCATCAGTTGACATGGCCAAAAAACTTGCCTACTTAGACCTTTCTAATAATGGTTTGAGTGGTGAAGTTCCGTCTTCTTCTCACTTTGCAGGACAGAAGAATCTCGTTAGCATTGACCTGGGTTATAACGCGATTGGTGGGAGCATTCCTTCATCCCTTTTTACACTCCCACAGCTGCAAAAAATTATGCTTTCCCATAATCAGTTTGGTCAACTAGATGAATTCAAAAATGTGTCTTCTTCTAAATTAATAATCCTCGATTTAAGTAGCAATAATCTATCAGGGTCTTTTCCAACATCTATATACCAACTCAGTAGACTCTCTATCCTCATACTTTCTTCAAACAAGTTAAATGGGACAATGAATCTAGATAAGCTTTCGGAGCTCAGAAATTTGACTACATTAGATCTTTCATACAACAATTTATCAGTCGATGTGAATGTTACAAATGCTGAGCCATCTTACTTTCCCAGCATTAGCAATCTAAAGTTGGCATCCTGCAACTTGAAAACTTTCCCTGGTTTCTTGAGAAATCACTCCAGAATCGCCTCTCTAGATCTTTCGGATAACCATATCCAGGGAATAGTGCCCAACTGGATTTGGAAACTACAGAATCTTGAAAGGCTTAATATTTCTCATAATTTGTTTACTCATTTGGAAGGACCTTTGAGGAATTTTTCTTCCAAGTTGTTTGTCCTTGATCTTCATCATAATAAACTTCAGGGGCCAATACCTGTTTTTCCAGAAAACACGCTCTATTTGGATTTCTCAAGCAACAAATTTAACTCTGTTATCCCACAAGACATTGGAAATTACCTGTCTTTCatattctttctctctctctcaaacaATACTTTGAGTGGCAGTATCCCTGACTCCCTATGCAATGCTTCATATCTTCAGGTGCTTGATCTTTCCAATAATAACATTTCTGGAACAATTCCCTCATGTTTAATGGCAATGAATGAGAGCCTTGGGGTATTAAATCTGAGAAAGAACAAACTCACGGGCCCTGTCCCAGATACGTTTTCAGCTGCTTGTTCTCTAAGGACTCTGGATCTCCATCACAACAAATTAGATGGAAAGATTCCAAAATCTCTTTCAAAATGTACTTCATTAGAAGTGTTGGACCTTGGAAACAACAAGATTATGGATGGCTTTCCGTGTTTGTTGAAGAAGATATCCACACTCCGGGTCTTAGTCTTacgaaaaaataatttgtatggTCACATTGGATGTCCAAAGACCAACGGCACATGGCATATGCTTCAAATAGTGGATCTGGCCATCAACAATTTCACTGGCCAGCTACCTGGAAACTGCTTCACAAGGTGGGAGGCAATGATGTCTGATGAAAACCAAGATGAATCCAAGGTAAAACATATCCAATATCAGTTTCTTCAATATGGTAACCAAATATATTACCATGATTCAGTGACAGTCACAATAAAAGGTCAACGGATGGATTTGATTAAGATTCTAACTGTCTTCACTTCGATCGACTTCTCATCGAACCATTTTGAAGGGGAAATACCAAATGAGCTATTTGACTTTAAGGCACTCTATACACTTAACTTGTCAAATAATGCTTTTTCTGGCAAAATTCCACAATCAATTAGAAATCTGAAGGAGCTTGAATCCTTAGACTTATCAAACAACTTGCTGGAAGGAAATATTCCCACAGGACTTGCAACTTTATCCTTCCTATCAGTCCTTGACCTCTCCTTTAATCATCTCTTTGGGAGAATCCCCACTGGCACTCAAATTCAATCATTTTCAGAATCTTCCTTTGAAGGTAACAAAGGATTGTGTGGCCCGCCTTTGATTACAATATGCAGTGCAAATACAAGTCCAAAAACTACACAAACAGCCAAGGACTTTGATTGGCAGTACATAGTCACTGGAGTTGGTTTTGGGGTTGGAGCCGGAGTATTTCTTCCTATATTGATGATATGGGAGAGAGGAAGGAAATGGAGCAATAATACCATTGATAGTTTTCTTATACGAGTTTTTTCACTGTTCGGGTTAGCTTATATCCCCATTGAGGATGACGAAGGGGATGAAGATGCAGAAGAGATGGACGATGATTCTAGTGAAGAAGATGATTGGGACTATCCAAGCTTCAGAGGAAGGTATTGTGTCTTCTGTTCGAAACTTGACATATCTATGAAGAGGGTCATTCATGACCCCAGTTGCAAATGTTACCCCTCATCATCAGCTTCAAATTCTACTCATTCATCAAAATCATATTCCCCTTAATAACACACAAGGTGATCATTTTCTGATTTGTTCTTTCCTTGTTGTCTTCATTTTTTCGTTTGAAAGCATGTATGTATATGCTGTACATAGTACACATCAAAATTACCTAGAGTGGCAAGCAATAATGAGGAAGAAATAATAATGACAGCTCTGATTTTTCAGAAGGAAACTTCTGTAGCAATCGGTGATAAGCaagataaatagataaataaataaacttccAGAATATAGCCAATGCTCAATCAGGATTTTCAACGAACACTTTGGAGACAACTAATCCATAGCTCAATCACTTCAATGTCTATGTTGCACACAATGCACaacaataatttcatttttcagaATAGTTGGTATGAATTATTTAACACTGAATTACTGTTTACTTAAAGGAAAACTCAGGTTTATACTGCAGACTTGAATTTAGTAAATCAAAACCTAAGACGCGGGCACATTTTGTGTCGACGTTCGGTTTCTTTGGAAAGAGTGATTAATCCAGTGGCGAATGTTTACATGGACGTGAAGGCTCCctcaaaaaaatttatccaatGTTGGTACAGACTAATAAATATCGAAATTTTACTTAATCATCAACGTTTACTTAAACACAAAATTATCTTATGTCAAATCATAtggaatagtaaaaatgaaaaataaagtaacTAGAAAACACACAATGTCTAATATTAATTCcaattctaattttaatgttacttttaattttaactttactaatgtttattataattattcaacttaaattaatttaaatcttaattgtAACGTTGTTTTAATCTTAAtctaattttgataaaaagtttaattaaaagtattcctacttcatacataaaaaaaaattaaaaattatataaataacagaAGTGTTACTAACTTCGTGTGATGATGACTTCAAAGACAACTATAACAAATTAAGGATGACGACAAAGTGATAACGATATTATTTACGTTATGAAATTAATACTCAACTATTAAAACTTGTGAAACTAGCCGCTAACaaatgagaaaataataaaatcaattttaagttGTCTTTCAATAATTACGAAAttgatttcaattaaataagTTCTTATATAAAGTCTATATTAAATGATGTGTCAAATAACATAAAGATAATGGAAGAAAATTAagctaacaaaataaataaacgaTTAgataacaaaacaataaatgaaaaagaaattacaaaaagataaaacaacTAATAAAGTTATAGTTTGATTCTACTGCATTACGAAAATAAGATCCGTCATTTTAAAGGATTTTTATGGAATTTACTTTtgtcttatattttaaattaattaggataaattttcaattaatttattgacGTTTTCATTATCAACAAAagaacattctcaattaaaaaactaaaaaatttctaaattattcataataaattcaaccaCAACATAGTAGTACATtggtaataaaatattattatgtctaattatgtttattcttttatatcttccataaaataaataaaacaatcaacCTCTTTAGGATCTCACATGAGATTAAAAAGTCtcaattacaataaataattagaaaacaCTCTCACACTAGAAGTGTACAATTCAACTCACTTGTTACAATATTCTAGCTCTCAACAAACATTATTGATATGATAGTGAAATATAGAAAAAACACTAGAAAGAGGAGGGAGTAGGGTGTGTGTGGAGTGGGCAGAGGAGGTTGTTTGAATggtattgttaatttatatcGCAAATCAACACTTAATAATTGTTGCAAGACTTAGATGGTCTGCAATAGTTGTTAGACATATGTGCTTTTAATAAAGCgtttaagaaaatgttttaagtAGGAAAATCAATAACAcaagttattttataatgattcaCTCAACCTAAGCTGCATTTAGTctcccttaagaactcttaTGGAGTTCCactaatatttttcaaagattacaAACAATTACCAACCACTCTTggtataaactaaatataattaaccACTCCCGGTTCCCAAGTATTATAACAACTCCTGGTTCCAAGTATTATAAACCACACTTGGTTCCAAGTATTATAAACCACTCTTGATTTTCCTAGTCAATCCTGACTAGTCCGAGTTTAACCACTCATAGTATACAAGTATTATCAACCACTTATGGTTCCCCTAGACAACTGTCAAGAACGTTTAACTCAACTGAGCTAAACAATACAAGTGTTTGTTTCTCTTTAGaatatataaacacaatcagTGTTTGATTACAAGTACAAATTCTGATAACTCTCAATAAGAGGATAAATACAATACAATGAAATATGAGAACTTGTGaagttttttctcttttgaagAGATTTAGATGATATAAGcttgaagaaaaacaaagttaataTTCAACAAAGTTTATATAGCCCTCTTGCGAAATGACCGTTGGACATAAACTTTACTTATAGTCAGACACAACTCTACATTGTAGGGTTATAGTGCTTTCTTTCATGAGTAGCTTATACAGTCTTCCGAAGCTAAAATATTTAAGGAAACATGATGTGATCATAGATGGGGCAAAACATGAAGAAAGCAAAAGAGCAAAAAAGACATAACATAGGTTTTCCTAGGTTTGTATTTTGCCTATTCTagtttttgtctcttttctttaGGTTTGGTTGTAaagtgttgatggattggcaagtgtaccaaattgcACAAGtgatataaaatggtaagaccaagtatcgtatcccagaagactctcggcactaaacagttgtgtgatgactcgattaattaagacttaaataaaatgaaatcattggtttaagatgcaagaacagaaaattaaatatcaatgcagtttgatcactagcagagtaacacaaagatgaacgaatgttgtttataatgagatgagtatgttgttggggttagatttcaccaagttccctctcatgtatgtaacaattcttctttatgcattaatgttaatgtcactcactaaatcacctaAACTCAATCCCTCGGTGAATAAGCCTGTCCTTAaccaccagttcatgcaattcctagcaattaaatgtgaagttcaagagcttaagacaaccaagactcataccctcatccttgagaaatattactcttgggagaattcaacaagaacctgaattgtaaggaaccttcCCGCACTCATGTAATTCATAAATCATacgatgaatgagttaaacaaaacatgtaataagcacaaatgaattactctaacaattaatgaaaaagcatatggaATTAAGagtcaattcaaatacatgagagttcacacgGTTACATCATTCTCCAATAACAAATAGAGTTTatttccccatagacatggagaaactagatgaataatggaaaaacatgagatagaaaatcctaaaagtagaggatggaggctctcgcatccaaatccgcctttagagagtgGAAGAATGTggtgttgtgttgctccagccaaagatacaaaacctaggacgcttgggtcctttaaatagaacaGAAGCAGAACAAAAACAAAGCCCAAGCCTGAGAGACTGGCGCTCAAGTGCCCCATTTAGGGCGTCGGGGTGGCGAGCGATGGTCTTCCACGCACAAGCCTCGCAGAGGTCGCCCAAGCCTTCTACaactggcgctcaagcgcccaaaaAGGGGCGCTCGGGCGGTGAGCGCTGGTCTTGTGTGCCCAAGCCTCAGAGATGACGCCCAAGCTTCATGCATTCGGCGCAcaagcgccccaaaaagggGCGTCCGGGCAGTGAGCAGAACTTCCTACGCTTAAGGCCTCCAAAGGACACCCAAGCTTCGTGTtgttggcgctcaagcgcccaaaaAGGGGTGCCCAGGTGGCGAGCGATGGTTTACTAcgctcaagcctccaaaaagggcacCCAAGCCTCGAGTTTCCTTCCTTCTAGTTCTTTTTTTGgacctttctgagctctatatccttagcattttatccctgctttccatattaactcattttctatcaaaacaaagggaattagtcataaaatcatcaaattcaacctcaactctcttattcacacaacctaacagaaaaacatgattccaagcaaggttctaagtagaaaaagggtgtatttagtaccaaaattacatcattgataacgatattttcaactgttatcataaAGTAGCTTATATATTACTCTCTTGTTTAAAGTACAAGCAATGTGGGATATAATATAGTTggacttaaaagaaagaagaataaataagttttcctCCTTTAGATAACTTGTAAGCAAGCAACTCCTTGTTAGCTttagtt harbors:
- the LOC108346367 gene encoding receptor-like protein 7; the encoded protein is MRITLISLFSFFLCYLIYLSIYFSAATGKCLEDQQSLLIQLRNNLTFEPENSSKLKLWNQSIDCCDWSGVTCDEEGRVIGIDLSGELISGGFDDSSVVFSLQHLRKLNLAGNKISSAIPSGFNKLENLTYLNLSCAGFKGQIPIEISQMTRLVTLDLSSSVLFYTSNELKLENPNLQKLVQNLTSIRQLYLDGVSISAAGHEWCSALMSLHYLQELRMSQCNLSGPLDPSLASLENLSVIVLDGNNLASTVPETFAYLKFLTILSLSSCQLTGTFPQKIFKIVTLSVVDLSLNNNLQGFFPDFPQGSLQTLRVSNTSFSGAFPNSIGNMRNLTELDFSYCRFTGTLPNSLSNLAELSYLDLSYNNFTGRIPSVDMAKKLAYLDLSNNGLSGEVPSSSHFAGQKNLVSIDLGYNAIGGSIPSSLFTLPQLQKIMLSHNQFGQLDEFKNVSSSKLIILDLSSNNLSGSFPTSIYQLSRLSILILSSNKLNGTMNLDKLSELRNLTTLDLSYNNLSVDVNVTNAEPSYFPSISNLKLASCNLKTFPGFLRNHSRIASLDLSDNHIQGIVPNWIWKLQNLERLNISHNLFTHLEGPLRNFSSKLFVLDLHHNKLQGPIPVFPENTLYLDFSSNKFNSVIPQDIGNYLSFIFFLSLSNNTLSGSIPDSLCNASYLQVLDLSNNNISGTIPSCLMAMNESLGVLNLRKNKLTGPVPDTFSAACSLRTLDLHHNKLDGKIPKSLSKCTSLEVLDLGNNKIMDGFPCLLKKISTLRVLVLRKNNLYGHIGCPKTNGTWHMLQIVDLAINNFTGQLPGNCFTRWEAMMSDENQDESKVKHIQYQFLQYGNQIYYHDSVTVTIKGQRMDLIKILTVFTSIDFSSNHFEGEIPNELFDFKALYTLNLSNNAFSGKIPQSIRNLKELESLDLSNNLLEGNIPTGLATLSFLSVLDLSFNHLFGRIPTGTQIQSFSESSFEGNKGLCGPPLITICSANTSPKTTQTAKDFDWQYIVTGVGFGVGAGVFLPILMIWERGRKWSNNTIDSFLIRVFSLFGLAYIPIEDDEGDEDAEEMDDDSSEEDDWDYPSFRGRYCVFCSKLDISMKRVIHDPSCKCYPSSSASNSTHSSKSYSP